The sequence GGCGATATGCTTGCGGGCGAGCCGCAGCCCCTTCTGCGGGCCGTAGAGCTCTTGCATCATCTCGATATGCTCGCACACCAGCTCGCCGAGCTCGGCACCGGACGGAACCTGAGGGCTGGGCAGGCCGTCCAGCTCGGCGGCGATTGCCCCCGGCAGCCACGGCCGGCCATAGGCCGCGCGCCCGACCATCACCGCATCGGCGCCGGAACGGGTCATCATCTCGCGTGCATCGTCCGCCGAGGAACAATCGCCATTGGCGACCAGCGGAACGGCAATGCGTTCGCGCACCGCCCGGATCGCATCCCAGTCCGCCTGCCCCTTGTAGAACTGGCAACGGGTACGGCCATGGACGGTGATCATTGCAACACCGGCCGCCTCGGCTCTAGCGGCAAGCTCCGGCGCGTTGAGAGAATCGTGATCCCAGCCAAGGCGCATCTTCAGCGTCACCGGCACGGACACCGCGCCGACGGTCGCCTCTACCAGCGTCAGGGCATGGTCGAGATCGCGCATGAGCGCCGACCCGGAATAACCGGACGTCACCTTCTTGGCCGGGCAGCCCATGTTGATGTCGATGACATCGGCTCCGGCAGCCTCCGCCAGACGCGCGCCCTCCGCCATCCAGCGGGCCTCGCGGCCGGCGAGCTGCACCACATGCGGCGCGCCGGCGATTCCCTCGCTGCGAAGACGGGTTTCCGGATGGCCCTCGGCCAGCTGCTCGCACGCCACCATTTCGGAGACCACGAGCCCGGCGCCGAAGCGATGCGCCAAACGCCGGAAAGCCACATCGGTGACGCCGGACATGGGGGCGAGGAACACGCGATTGGCGCTCTCGACAGTCCCGATCCTGATGCCGCGGCAGCCTGCGCCGTCCTGATGAATGCTCATATGATGTGCACTTTCCTGTGTGCCTACAGAATAGACAATGCCGTTTACGCTGCAAGTGCGAAATTCACGGCTCCGACATAAGCCTTGTGGATGCGTGGCGAAACCGTCAAAACCGCCGCATCCGCATTGACGACCGGACATGACGATGACCTCGCCTGCCAGTTTCCCGCCGGGCGCCGCCGATCGGGTGGCCATGCTGATCGTCGCGGCAGGCAAGGGCCTGCGCGCGGGCGGCGGCCTGCCCAAGCAGTATCGCAAGATCGGCGGCACGCCCGTGCTGCGACGCACAATCGAGGCCGCCCTCGCCTGCGAGCGCGTATCCTGCGTCGTGGTGCTTATCGGCGAAGACGACGGCACCCATTATGCCGACTGCATCGCCGGTCTTGCAGATCCGCGCCTTCGGCCGCCGGCCACCGGCGGCGACACGCGCCAGCAAACGGTTCTGAACGGATTGCGTGCGCTGGACGACTTCGCCCCCGACATCGTTCTTGTCCACGACGGGGCCCGCCCCTTCGTCTCGGCAAAGGTCATAGCTGCGTCCATCGACGCGATTGTGACCGGTCACCGCGCTGCGATTGCGGCGATCCCGGTCTCCGACACGCTCAAGCGCGCGGATGGCGAAAGCGGCGCGATCCTCGGGACGGTGGAGCGCAGCGGACTTTATGCCGCGCAGACGCCGCAGGCCTTCCGCTATAGCGACATTCTGGCCGCGCATGAACGGGCGGCGAGCGAAGGGCTTGCCTCCTTCACCGATGACGCGGCCGTTGCCGAATGGGCCGGCCACACGGTCGTGCTGACGCCCGGCGAAACCGGCAATATCAAGATCACGACGGCGGAGGACCTGCGCCGCCTCGACAGCGAAAGCGCCACCAGGGAGCAGCGCATGGACATGGAAACGCGTGTCGCCACCGCCTACGACGTGCACGCCTTCGAAGCGGGCAGCGGGGTCATTCTCGGCGGCATCCCCATTCCCCACGACCGCGCGCTGAAGGGGCACTCCGACGCGGACGTGGTGCTGCACGCACTCACCGACGCGGTCCTGGCGACCATCTGCGACGGCGACATCGGCCATCACTTCCCGCCGAGCGATCCGCAGTGGCGCGGTGCGCCCTCCGATCAGTTCCTTGCCTATGCGGTGGATCGGCTGCGCCAGCGCGGCGGCCGCATCTCCCATCTCGACGTGACGATCGTCTGCGAGCGCCCGAAGATCGGCCCCCACCGCGAAACCATGCGCGCCCGCATCGCCGAGATTTGCGGCACGCCCCTGCACCGGGTATCGGTGAAGGCAACGACCTCCGAACGGCTCGGCTTCACGGGCCGCGAGGAAGGCATCGCGGCACTGGCGACCGCCACGGTCCGCCTGCCGGCCGAAGACGACGAGTTGCCCGCGCAAGGAGCCAGAGCGTGACCGATCTTGCCCGCATCGAGGACAGCGCCGCCCGGGTGATCCGCGAGGCGAGCGAAGCAGGGCTGATGCTGGCCACGGCCGAATCCTGCACCGGCGGACTGATCGCCGGGGCGCTGACGGAGATTGCCGGCTCGTCCTCGGCGGTCGAGCGCGGGTTCGTGACCTATTCGAACGAAGCGAAAAGCGACATGCTGGGCGTTCCGGCCGATCTGATCGCCCGCGTCGGCGCAGTCAGCCGCGAAGTCGCTATCGCGATGGCGGAAGGCGCGCTCGCCGCATCGCGCGCCGATGTGACCGTCGCCGTCACCGGTATTGCCGGACCGGGCGGCGGTTCGGCCGAAAAGCCGGTCGGCCTCGTTCATATGGCGCTGGCGGCAAAGGGCCTTTCCACGCATCATAAGGAATTGCGGTTCGGCGACATCGGGCGAAGCGGCGTGCGCCTTGCGACCGTGGAGCGCGCGCTGGCGGCCCTGTCACAGACCATCGCTAAAGTTTTAGCGGCCCGCACAACGAACGAGTGACCAGTTCGGCAAAGTTTCTCCCCAGTTAATTGTTTTTTCTGGGGCATGCACCCAAAGTCCTTTGCAAACAGGGACATGTTACATGCGTAAAACCTGCCTGACCATTTTACTCGCAGCAGCACTCCCGGCGAGCGCTCTTGCCGGCGACATCCACATGATCTCCCGGCACTCCGACGGGTCTTTCTATGGCAGCCACAAGGTGTTCACCCGCGCCGGAGACAATCTCCACGAGATCTCGCTCTGCGGACGGGCCTACTTTGCCCGTGCGGCAACAGTCGCCTGGATGAACTACGAGGCAGAAGAAGGCCGCGACGTCGGTTTGGAAATGAACCAGGGCAAGGGCTGGTACCGGATCTGCCAGGACCCGAGCAAGCAGGTCAAGCTCGCCGATATCGGCGTCACCGGCACGAATGCGGAGGTGATGCGTGCGAGCGACGAGGCGGTGAACCGCCGCATGCGCTTCATCTACATCCGCCAGATCTTTTCCAAGGTCGGAAATTCCGGCGCCGCCTCATCGTCCTATCACGCACGCTGAGGCGCTTAGAGGTCAGCCCGAAGCGCCGTAGACCACGTCGGCCCGCGCCTCGAACGCGTCCGAGAACTTGCGGAACGCCCGGTCGAACATTGCCGACATCAACGCGCTGAGCGTGCGGCTCTTGAACTCGTAGGTAATGTCGAAACCGACCTCGCAGGCATCCTCGCCGAGCGGCTTGAACGTCCATACATTTTCAAGATGCCGGAACGGGCCATCGAGATATTCGACAAGAATCCGGCCTGCGGCAGGTTCCAGCGTCACGCGGCTGGTGAAGGTCTCGCGGAACAGCTTGTAGGCGACCGTCATGTCGGCCACCAGGACCTCGCGCCCCTCGCCGAGGTCCTTGCGCCCCCTCACCTGCAGCTTCTCGCAAAGCGGTACGAATTCGGGATACTTCTCCACATCGGCGACCAGAGCGAACATGTCCTCGCTGCTGTGCGCCACCTTGTGGACGGTCTGGAATGACGGCATGTGACGTTCGGTCCTGCGTCTTTCTCGTGTCGACGGCCCGGCACGCGGCCGGGCCGGAATATCAGACGGAAGCAGCCTGGCCCAGCTTGGCCGCGCGCGCACGCTTCAGGTCCGCGAAGTCCTCGCCCGCGTGATGCGACGAACGGGTCAGCGGGCTGGCCGAAACCTTCAGGAAACCCTTGGCATAGGCGATCTTCTCGAATGCCGTGAACTCGTCCGGCGTCACGAAGCGCGCCACCGCGTGGTGCTTGGAGCTCGGCTGCAGATACTGGCCGATTGTCAGGAAGTCGACCTCTGCGGTGCGCAGATCGTCCATCAGCTGCAGCACCTCGTTCCGCTCCTCGCCGAGACCGACCATGATGCCCGACTTGGTGAACATGCTCGGGTCGATCTCCTTCACCTGCTGAAGCAGGCGGATGGAGTGGAAATAGCGCGCGCCGGGACGCACGGTCAGATACTTGGACGGCACCGTCTCCAGATTGTGGTTGAAGACGTCGGGCCGCGCGCGAACCACCGTTTCCAGGGCGCCGGGCTTGCGCAGGAAATCGGGCGTCAGCACCTCGATGGTGGTCGAGGGCGCGCGCTCGCGGATCGCCTGGATCACTTCGGCGAAATGGCCGGCACCACCGTCGGCAAGGTCGTCGCGGTCCACCGAGGTGATGACGACATGCTGCAGGCCCATCGTCGCGACGGCCTCGGCAACGCCGGTCGGTTCCTTCGGGTCGACCGGACCGGGCATGCCCGTGCGCACGTTGCAGAAGGCGCAGGCGCGGGTGCAGGTGTCGCCGAGGATCATGAAGCTGGCATGCTTCTTCGACCAGCACTCGCCGATATTCGGACAGCCCGCTTCCTCGCAGACGGTCACGAGATTGTTGGAGCGCACCACCTGCTGCGTTTCCCGGTAGACGGGAGACGTCGGCGCCTTGACCCGGATCCAGGCAGGCTTGCGCTGAATCGGGTTGTCCGGCCGGTGGGCCTTTTCCGGATGGCGGGGCCGCTCGGCCTGCGAGCTGCCCTGGGTAACCGTGTCGAGGAGTGTAACCATGGCACCTAAGTGTCGCTGTTGGGGTGAAAGGTCAAGCGGTTCCGCGCCGGTCTGCTATACCGCCGCAGCAGGTCTCATGTAGCTCTTCAACTGCGCAACGGCAGCCTCCCCCAGCGGCTGGGAGCGTCGTGTGCTCTCGTTCATCTGCACGATCACGCTGCGCGCCTTCGCCAGATGCCGCCCGTCCTGGCAGATCACCTGTTCCAGGGTTATGGAACTGCGCCCGACGTTCGCCACCGCGGTGCCGATCTCCACCGTGCCGGGCCACAGGCCTTCGGCAAGGAAGTCAAGCTCCAGCCGGGCGATCACAAAGGCCGCGCCCGGTTCTGCCAGCTCCCCGGCCACATGGAACAGGAGCTCCACCCGGCCGGTCTCCAGAAACGTCGAGTAGACCGCGTTGTTGACGTGTCCCTGCCGGTCCGTGTCGCTGTAGCGCAGCTTGTCGCTCGTGCGCAGCGGGTAGGCCTCGATTGGGGCTAACTCGTTCAACTCCGGATCTTCCGCCAGACGAACAGAAGCAGGATCGCGCCCACCGTCGCCAGCACCAACTGATCGATGAAGCCGCCGCTGATGTTGAGCCTGAGGATCTCCGCGAGCTTGCCGCCGACGAGCGCACCGATCAGACCGACCATCAGGCTTCCCAGAAACCCGCCACGACTGCCGAGCACGCGATAAGCCACCGCGCCGGCGATCAGGCCGATGATGATCCACATGATCAGACCCATTGCATAGTCCCTTTCGGAAAATTCAGCCTTGGAAAGAAGGAGCTTTCGACACTCGCGAGAACCGGACGGCGTCCGTCAACTGATCCGTCGCGCGACGAAAACGACGACAATCGCACCGACGGTCGCGACCACGATCTGGTTGACGATGGCATTGCCGAGATTGATGTCGATGCCGAGCAGGTTGAACAGGAAACCGCCGACGAACGCGCCGATCAGGCCGGAGACCAGATAGCGGATCAAACCACCTCCGCCGAGCACGAAGCTTGCCAACCAGCCCGCGACCAGACCGATCACACACCAGATCAGAATGTTTTCGAGTTCCATAGCGAATCCCCCATCACTAGGTATAGAATAGAGCCCCTCCTGCAAAATAACACCCGATGAAAAACAAAACAAAAGACAAAATTCCAAATAATAAAGATACCCACGCAGTTCCCGTCACCCAACGACTGATTTTGGCAATAGATGGTTGAATTTCTTTAATGTAATCATCATATATCTTTTCATTTCTTTCATAGTATTGATTATCATTATATTTTATAATATTAATACTCTCAGTATTCTTTTCGAATCGTTCCGATAAAGCTCCGATTTGGAAGTTTATGTAAGCGCCTCCTGCACACAGGGCCGCAAAAACGATTCCCAAAACGAACATTGTGGCGGGTAAATATAGAAGTGACGGCTCCTGCTGTGGAGCCTCCCGCAACAACGAAATGTAGACAGGAGGAAGTGCAAATAAAGCCGCGCCATTAAGAATAAACGCACTCCTAACTGCAAGCATTCCGTAACTTGCAGAATGCTGCATGCATGCGATATAACGCGCATTATTACGATCAAGCGCTTTTTCAGTTCTTTCTATGACGATTTTTTGTTCTTCTCGCATCCAACCACCTTTGAAACCATTAAACCTTGCGCGCCGTTGAATAAACGGCCGAGATTCTAAAATACAAAGATGACATCGAAGGAAGCCCCCTGTACAGAAGCTGTACTTGGGACGCTCTACGCGTTCAGTACCCGGCCATAGGCGTCGAGCACGCTTTCCTTCATCATTTCCGACAGGGTCGGATGCGGGAAGATCGTGTGCATCAGCTCTTCCTCGGTGGTCTCCAGGTTCATGGCGACCACGAAGCCCTGGATCAGCTCGGTCACTTCAGCGCCGACCATGTGGGCGCCGATCAGCTCGCCGGTCTTCTTGTCGAAGATCGTCTTGATCATGCCCTGGTCCTCGCCGAGCGCGATCGCCTTGCCGTTGGCCGCGAAGCTGTAGCGGCCGACGCGGATGTCGCGGCCCTGCTCCTTGGCCTTGGCTTCTGTGAGGCCGACGGAGGCGACCTGCGGGTTGCAGTAGGTGCAGCCCGGAATGCGGCCCTTCTCCATCGGGTGGACACCCGGAACGCCGGCGATCTTCTCGATGCAGATGACGCCCTCGTGCTCGGCCTTGTGAGCCAGCATCGGCGGACCGGCGACGTCACCAATGGCGTAGATGCCCGGCACGTTGGTCTTGCCGTAGCCGTCGATGACGATGCAGCCGCGGTCGGTTTTGACGCCGAGCGACTCGAGGCCGAGGCCTTCGATATTGCCCTGGACGCCAACGGCGGAGATCAGACGGTCGGCCGTGATCTTCTCGACCTTGCCATCCTTGGTCTCCACATGCGCGGTGACGGAATTCGCGCCCTTCTCAACCTTGGCGACCTTGGCCTCGGTGAGGATCTTGAGGCCGCGCTTTTCCAGCTGCTTGCGGGCGAAGGCGGAGATCTCGGCGTCTTCCACCGGCATGACCTGCGGCATCACCTCGACGACGGTCACCTCGGCGCCCATCGAACGGTAGAAGGAGGCGAACTCGATGCCGATGGCGCCCGAGCCCATCACGACCAGCGACTTGGGCATGACGTCCGGCTTCATCGCCTCGAAATAGGTCCAGATCAGCTTGCCGTCCGGCTCGATGCCCGGCAGGGCGCGCGGACGCGCGCCGGTCGCAACGATGATGTGCTTGGCGGTGTAGGTGCCCTCGCCCTTGACGCCCTTCGGCACAGGGTTCTGCGGCTCGACCACCGGCTTCGTCGACTTGCCGACGCTGATCTCGCCGGGCTTGGTCAGCTTCGCCTCGCCCCAGATCACGTCGATCTTGTTCTTCTTCATCAGGAAGGCGACGCCGCCGTTGAGACGGGCCGAGACGCCGCGCGAGCGGGCGACCACGTCCTTGACGTCGGCGGTCATCTTGCCCTCGAGCTTGAGGCCGTAGCTCTTGGCATGGTTGGCGTGATCGAGGATCTCCGCGGACCGGAGCAGCGCCTTGGTGGGAATGCAGCCCCAGTTAAGGCAGATGCCGCCAAGATGCTCGCGCTCGACGATCGCGGTCTTGAGTCCGAGCTGCGCCGCACGGATGGCCGTGACATAGCCTCCCGGGCCCGAGCCGATGATGATGACGTCGTAGGACGTACCGCTCATGAAAAGTCCTCCAGATAGGACGGCGGGCGCGCCGGAAGGCTGCGCCCGGCGGAAACGGAATAGATGGCAAGACGGCCGGCGCCACAGCAGGGCGCCGGCCGTCCTATCACACCAGCATGCTCATCGGGTTTTCGATGAACTGCCGGAACGCAGACATCAATTCCGCGCCGAGGGCGCCGTCGACCGCGCGGTGGTCGGTCGACAGGGTCACCGACATGACGGTGGCAATTGCCAAGGCGCCGTTCTTGACCACGGCGCGCTGCTCGCCGGCACCGACCGCGAGAATGGTCGCGTGCGGCGGATTGATCACCGCAGCGAAGTCCTTGATCCCGAACATGCCGAGATTGGACACGGAGGTGGTGCCGCCCTGGTATTCCTGCGGCTGCAGCTTGCGGCTGCGGGCGCGGCCAGCCAGGTCCTTCATCTCGTTGGAGATCGCTGACAGGGTCTTCTCGTCGGCACGGCGGATGATCGGGGTGATCAGGCCGCCCTCGATGGCCACGGCAACGCCGACATCGGCGTGCTTGTGGACCAGCATGCCGCCGTCGGTCCAGCTGGCATTGGCCGCCGGCACCGCCTTCAGCGCCAGCGCATGGGCCTTGATGACCATGTCGTTGACCGAGAGCTTGTAGGCCGGCTTGCCGTCCTTGTCCTTCGGCGCCGCGTCGTTGAGCTGGGCACGAAGGGCCAGCAGCGCGTCGAGCTCGCAATCCACCGTCAGGTAGAAATGCGGCACGGTCTGCTTGGACTCCGTCAGGCGCTTGGCGATGGTCTTGCGCATGTTGTCATGCGGCACGACCTCGTAGCTACCCTCCTCGAAGAGCTTGAGCACCTGGGAATCCGCCATGCCAGACGGCGCGGCAGCCTTGGGAGCCTCGGCAGCAGCGGGCTTTTCGGCCGCAGCGGCCTTCGGTGTATCCGCACCCTTGCGGCCGGTACCGGACTTCAGCGCTTCGTCCACATCGCGCTTGACGATGCGGCCATGCGGACCGGAGCCGGAGATCGCGGCAAGATCGAGACCGTCCTGCGCCGCAAGCCGGCGCGCGAGCGGCGAGGCAAAGATGCGCTCGCCCTTGTCGCTGGCCGGCGCCGGCGGCGCCTTGGCGGGGGCCGCCTGCTGGGCGGCTGCCGGAGCGGACGGTTCCGACTTGGCCGGGGCCTCGGACTTTGCCGGAGCCTCCGCCTTGGCCGGCGCGGCGTCGGCCTTCGCGGCGCCGTCGAGGGAGGAGGCATCCTCCCCCTCTTCCAGCAGCAGCGCGATGACCTCGTTGACCTTCACACCCTCGGTGCCTTCCGCAACGAGGATCTTGCCGACCGTGCCCTCGTCGACCGCTTCGACTTCCATGGTCGCCTTGTCGGTCTCGATTTCCGCGATGACGTCGCCGGAGGAGACGGTGTCGCCCTCCTTGACCAGCCACCTGGCGAGATTGCCCTCTTCCATCGTCGGCGAGAGGGCCGGCATCAAAATCTTGATTGGCATCGTCTCTTCCCCGCCTCAGGCCGTGTAGGTGACGGCTTTGACCGCGTCGATGACTTCCTTCACCGAAGGCAGAGCCAGCTTTTCGAGGTTGGCCGCATAGGGCATCGGCACATCCTTGCCGGTGACCCGCAGGATCGGCGCGTCGAGCCAGTCGAACGCCTTCTCCTGGACCTGATAGCCGATTTCCGCGGAAACCGAGCACATCGGGTAGGCTTCCTCGACCGTGACCAGACGGCCGGTCTTCTTCACCGACGCGATGACCGTGTCGATGTCGAGCGGACGGATCGAGCGCAGGTTGACCACTTCCGCGGAAATGCCCGCAGCCGCCAGTTCCTCGACTGCCTTCATGACGTAGGTCATGCCGATGCCCCATGAGACGATGGTCACATCGCTGCCCTTGCGCTCGACCTTGGCCTTGCCGATCGGCAGGACGAAGTCCTCGACATCCGGGATCTCGAAGGTCTGGCCGTAGAGGATCTCGTTCTCGAGGAAGACGACCGGGTTCGGGTCGCGGATCGCGGCCTTGAGCAGACCCTTGGCGTCGGCCGCCGACCAGGGCTGCACGACCTTGAGGCCCGGAACGTGGGCGTACCAGGCCGCATAGTCCTGGCTGTGCTGGGCTGCGACGCGGGCCGCCGCACCGTTGGCGCCGCGGAACACGATCGGCGCGCCCATCTGGCCGCCGGACATGTAGAGCGTCTTGGCGGCGGAGTTGATGATCTGGTCGATCGCCTGCATGGCGAAGTTGAAGGTCATGAACTCGACGATCGGCTTGAGGCCGGCCATCGCTGCACCCACGCCAAGACCCGTGAAGCCGTGCTCGGTAATCGGGGTGTCGATGACGCGCTTGGCACCGAACTCCTCGAGCAAGCCTTGCGAGATCTTGTACGCTCCCTGGTACTCGGCGACTTCCTCGCCCATCAGGAAGACATCGCCGTCACGGCGCATCTCTTCCGCCATCGCATCGCGCAGCGCTTCGCGAACGGTGGTCTTCACCATCGGCGTGCCTTCCGGCACATCCGGATCGCTCACGTCGTCAGGGGCCGGAGCAACGGGCGCTGCGGCAACCGGAGCCGGCTTCTCCGCCGGAGCCTCGGCTTCCTTTTCCTGCGGCGCAGGCGCTGCGGCGGTCTTCGGCGCGGCGTCGAGGGCGGATGCGTCCTCGTCCTCGCCCAGCAGCATGGCGATCGGCGTGTTGACCTTGACGTTCTCGGTCCCCTCAGCAACGAGGATCTTGCCGAGCACGCCCTCGTCGACCGCCTCGACTTCCATGGTCGCCTTGTCGGTCTCGATTTCGGCGATCACATCGCCGGCGGCGACGCTGTCGCCTTCCTTCTTCACCCATTTGGCCAGGGTGCCCTCTTCCATCGTCGGGGAGAGGGCCGGCATCAGAATCTCAATCGGCATCGTACGCTCCCGCGATCAAAGAAGAATGTCGGTGTAGAGCTCGGATACATCCGGCTCCGGATCCGTCTGCGCGAACTCGGCGGACTCCGCCACGATCTCGCGCACCTCCTTGTCGATGGCCTTGAGGTCATCCTCGCTCGCCCACCCGTTCTCCAGCAGACGCTTGCGGACCTGCTCGATCGGATCGTGCTCGGTGCGCATCTTCTGGACCTCCTCCTTCGACCGGTACTTGGCCGGGTCGGACATGGAGTGGCCGCGATAGCGATAGGTGATCATTTCGAGGATGTACGGGCCCTTGCCCGAGCGGCAATGCTCGAGCGCCTTCTCGCTGGCCGCCATGACGGCGCGCACGTCCATGCCGTCGACCTGCTCGCCGGGAATGCCGAACGAGGCGCCGCGCTGGGACAGGTCCGTCGTCGCGGAGGCACGCTCGATGCTGGTGCCCATGCCGTACTTGTTGTTCTCGATGACATAGACCACGGGCAGCTTCCAGAGCTGCGCCATGTTGAAGCTCTCGTAGACCTGGCCCTGGTTGGAGGCGCCGTCGCCGAAGAAGGTCATCGCGACCGCACCGTTCTCGCGGTAGCGGTTGGCGAAGCCAAGGCCGGTGCCGAGCGAGACCTGGGCGCCGACGATGCCGTGGCCGCCGTAGAACTGCTTTTCCTTGGAGAACATGTGCATGGAGCCGCCCTTCCCCTTGGAATAGCCGCCCCGACGTCCGGTCAGCTCGGCCATGACGCCCTTCGGGTCCATGTCCATGGCGAGCATATGGCCGTGATCACGATAGCCGGTGATCATCTGGTCGCCGTCCTTGGATGCCATGCGCATGCCGACGACGACTGCTTCCTGGCCGATATAAAGGTGACAGAAGCCACCGATCAGGCCCATGCCATAAAGCTGGCCGGCCTTTTCCTCAAAGCGGCGAATGAGCAGCATGTGCCGATAGGCACCCAGTTCCTGCTCCTTGGTGAACTCTACGATCGCGGGCGACGATTTGGCCGCCCCTCCCTTCGACCGGGCAGCGCTCTTCGAGCGTGCACCGGAGGCCTTGCCAGACGTTCCAGCCATGTCCCTCGTCTCGGTTTTGCGCCCCTTGCGGGACGGCGTTTCCCCTTCAACAATCTAGCGGAAGGTACGCGAGGCGAAAAGTCAATGAAAGCCGGAAGTTACCGAGTCGAAAAACAGATCAAATAATTGATATATATAGACTTTTCGAATTTTAACAGAAATTCGGTTCAATATACATTATGAACTGAATTTTGGTTATTTTGCCGAGGCATGGCTCGGTCGCAGGATTGCAAGCTCCTGCGGGTTCACCAGATTGAGGCTCGCGCGCGCGCGCTCGTCGATCATGTCCGGATCGAGGCTCTCGGGGCGCAGCAACATCACGCGCCTCAGCAATTCTTCGCGCTCCCCCCGCACCACGGCAAGCTCTTTTTCCAGCTCGGCGTAGCGGTGCTCGATCCGGGCTTTGCCCACGAGACCGAGTTCGCCATTCAGCGCGTGAAAGGCGAAGTAGGCGACAAGCCCCACGGCAATCGCGGGCACCGTGAGGCGCTGGCGAAGGGTGCGGCGGCGGTAACGGGTGGAATTGAACGGCACGGAAGCGACCCGACTCGATACGAACAGTTCGACGGGACCACTATCGGCCAACAGCCTTAATGGTTGGTTGCCGCCCGAGCGAAAGGCTCAGGCGGCAGCAGTTTCGGCCTCAGCAAGGCGCACCAGCTTGAGCAGGACGGCGGCACTGCCCTTGAGCCGCTGCTCGGCGCTGTCCCAGTCGCGCACCAGAACCACCTTCTGATCGGGGCGGATCTTCGCCAGCACACCCTGCTCGGCGATGTAGGAGACCAGGCCAGCCGGATTGGCGAAGGAGCTGTTGCGGAAGGCGATGACCACGCCCTTCGGTCCGGCATCGATCTTCTCCACATTGGCCCGGCGGCACAGCCCCTTGATGAAGACGATCTTCAACAGGTGCTCCACCTCTTCCGGCAGCGGACCGAAACGGTCGATGAGCTCGGCGCCGAACGCATCGATATCTTCCGGCGCCGAAA comes from Stappia sp. 28M-7 and encodes:
- a CDS encoding pyruvate dehydrogenase complex dihydrolipoamide acetyltransferase, which codes for MPIKILMPALSPTMEEGNLARWLVKEGDTVSSGDVIAEIETDKATMEVEAVDEGTVGKILVAEGTEGVKVNEVIALLLEEGEDASSLDGAAKADAAPAKAEAPAKSEAPAKSEPSAPAAAQQAAPAKAPPAPASDKGERIFASPLARRLAAQDGLDLAAISGSGPHGRIVKRDVDEALKSGTGRKGADTPKAAAAEKPAAAEAPKAAAPSGMADSQVLKLFEEGSYEVVPHDNMRKTIAKRLTESKQTVPHFYLTVDCELDALLALRAQLNDAAPKDKDGKPAYKLSVNDMVIKAHALALKAVPAANASWTDGGMLVHKHADVGVAVAIEGGLITPIIRRADEKTLSAISNEMKDLAGRARSRKLQPQEYQGGTTSVSNLGMFGIKDFAAVINPPHATILAVGAGEQRAVVKNGALAIATVMSVTLSTDHRAVDGALGAELMSAFRQFIENPMSMLV
- a CDS encoding pyruvate dehydrogenase complex E1 component subunit beta, which produces MPIEILMPALSPTMEEGTLAKWVKKEGDSVAAGDVIAEIETDKATMEVEAVDEGVLGKILVAEGTENVKVNTPIAMLLGEDEDASALDAAPKTAAAPAPQEKEAEAPAEKPAPVAAAPVAPAPDDVSDPDVPEGTPMVKTTVREALRDAMAEEMRRDGDVFLMGEEVAEYQGAYKISQGLLEEFGAKRVIDTPITEHGFTGLGVGAAMAGLKPIVEFMTFNFAMQAIDQIINSAAKTLYMSGGQMGAPIVFRGANGAAARVAAQHSQDYAAWYAHVPGLKVVQPWSAADAKGLLKAAIRDPNPVVFLENEILYGQTFEIPDVEDFVLPIGKAKVERKGSDVTIVSWGIGMTYVMKAVEELAAAGISAEVVNLRSIRPLDIDTVIASVKKTGRLVTVEEAYPMCSVSAEIGYQVQEKAFDWLDAPILRVTGKDVPMPYAANLEKLALPSVKEVIDAVKAVTYTA
- the pdhA gene encoding pyruvate dehydrogenase (acetyl-transferring) E1 component subunit alpha yields the protein MAGTSGKASGARSKSAARSKGGAAKSSPAIVEFTKEQELGAYRHMLLIRRFEEKAGQLYGMGLIGGFCHLYIGQEAVVVGMRMASKDGDQMITGYRDHGHMLAMDMDPKGVMAELTGRRGGYSKGKGGSMHMFSKEKQFYGGHGIVGAQVSLGTGLGFANRYRENGAVAMTFFGDGASNQGQVYESFNMAQLWKLPVVYVIENNKYGMGTSIERASATTDLSQRGASFGIPGEQVDGMDVRAVMAASEKALEHCRSGKGPYILEMITYRYRGHSMSDPAKYRSKEEVQKMRTEHDPIEQVRKRLLENGWASEDDLKAIDKEVREIVAESAEFAQTDPEPDVSELYTDILL
- a CDS encoding septum formation initiator family protein; translation: MPFNSTRYRRRTLRQRLTVPAIAVGLVAYFAFHALNGELGLVGKARIEHRYAELEKELAVVRGEREELLRRVMLLRPESLDPDMIDERARASLNLVNPQELAILRPSHASAK